In Marinicauda algicola, one DNA window encodes the following:
- the rpoH gene encoding RNA polymerase sigma factor RpoH: MANMPTLSVSPEAGLSRYLSEIRKFPMLEKDEEFMLAKRWQEHEDTEAAHKLVTSHLRLVAKIAMGYRGYGLPIAEVISEGNVGLMQAVKKFDPDKGFRLATYAMWWIRASIQEYILRSWSLVKMGTTAAQKKLFFNLRRMKSRMQALEEGDLKPEQVEEIATKLGVTTEEVISMNGRLSGPDSSLNAPLRAEGESEWQDWLTDDTVESAEETLAESDEFDARMTLLQEAMATLNERERHIIQERRLTEEPKTLEDLAQVYGVSRERIRQIEVRAFDKLQKEMKRLAEEQDLMPA; encoded by the coding sequence ATGGCAAACATGCCCACTCTTTCGGTGAGTCCGGAAGCCGGACTTTCGCGTTACCTCTCCGAGATCCGGAAGTTTCCGATGCTGGAGAAGGACGAGGAGTTCATGCTCGCCAAGCGCTGGCAGGAGCATGAGGACACCGAGGCCGCCCACAAGCTCGTCACGTCCCACCTGCGCCTGGTGGCCAAGATCGCCATGGGCTATCGCGGCTACGGCCTGCCGATCGCGGAGGTGATCAGCGAGGGCAATGTCGGCCTGATGCAGGCGGTCAAGAAATTCGATCCCGACAAGGGTTTCCGCCTGGCGACCTACGCCATGTGGTGGATCCGTGCCTCGATCCAGGAATACATCCTGCGTTCCTGGTCGCTGGTGAAGATGGGGACCACCGCGGCGCAGAAGAAGCTGTTCTTCAACCTGCGCCGGATGAAGAGCCGCATGCAGGCGCTGGAGGAAGGCGATCTCAAGCCCGAACAGGTCGAGGAGATCGCCACTAAGCTCGGTGTCACGACCGAGGAGGTGATCTCCATGAACGGCCGGCTGTCCGGCCCGGACTCCTCGCTCAACGCGCCGCTGCGCGCGGAGGGTGAGTCCGAATGGCAGGACTGGCTCACCGACGACACGGTGGAAAGCGCGGAAGAAACGCTCGCCGAATCCGACGAGTTCGATGCGCGCATGACGCTGCTGCAGGAGGCGATGGCCACGCTGAACGAGCGCGAGCGCCACATCATCCAGGAGCGCCGCCTGACCGAGGAGCCCAAGACGCTGGAGGACCTCGCCCAGGTCTATGGCGTCAGCCGCGAGCGCATCCGCCAGATCGAGGTGCGCGCCTTCGACAAGCTGCAGAAGGAAATGAAGCGGCTCGCCGAGGAGCAGGATCTGATGCCGGCGTGA
- a CDS encoding GNAT family N-acetyltransferase, with translation MTALVRPAIRRCNREDAAALALAGKATFLESYAGVVDGAAIRRHCEERQTAAYYEACLADPAHALWIAEVPPGAAPVGYLHLSPPDLPVQTGPGDIEIKRIYLLSKFHGSGAGRALFEAALEEARARGKTRLLLGVYKQNAKALGFYERMGFTRVGEREFDVGGAVYEDWVLARVVG, from the coding sequence ATGACCGCCCTTGTCCGTCCCGCCATCCGCCGCTGCAATCGCGAAGACGCCGCCGCGCTGGCGCTGGCGGGCAAGGCGACCTTCCTGGAAAGCTATGCCGGCGTGGTCGACGGCGCGGCGATCCGGCGCCATTGCGAGGAGCGGCAAACTGCCGCGTATTACGAAGCCTGCCTCGCCGACCCCGCCCATGCGCTGTGGATCGCGGAAGTCCCGCCCGGCGCGGCTCCGGTCGGCTATCTCCACCTCAGCCCCCCCGACCTGCCGGTGCAGACCGGTCCCGGCGATATCGAGATCAAGCGCATCTACCTGCTGTCGAAATTTCACGGCAGCGGGGCGGGCCGGGCGCTGTTCGAGGCGGCGCTGGAAGAGGCGCGCGCGCGGGGCAAGACCCGCCTCCTGCTCGGCGTCTACAAGCAGAATGCGAAGGCGCTCGGCTTCTACGAGCGCATGGGCTTTACCCGCGTGGGCGAACGCGAATTCGATGTCGGCGGGGCGGTCTACGAGGACTGGGTGCTGGCGCGGGTGGTCGGCTAG
- a CDS encoding RluA family pseudouridine synthase produces the protein MTAIAETRTVEAGPEQGGERLDRFLSQAFEDLSRTRCKALVEEGRLTVDGQVLTDPSAKVKAGALYGLAIPEPEQAEPVPEDIPLEILFEDDHLIVVNKPAGMTVHPAAGNWTGTLVHALLHHCRGSLSGIGGVERPGIVHRLDKDTSGVMVAAKTDAAHQGLQQLFARHDIERVYLAFVRGAPKPRAGTIDTRLVRSDTDRKKIAVARDPASKAGKRAVTHYETVRTFGQEPKAAIGTPMAALVRCTLETGRTHQIRVHMAHIGCPLLGDPLYGKGGRGSVLARTDDDRLLKDFRRQALHAAVLGFVHPVTGAELRFETEMPKDMQRLEGFLETL, from the coding sequence GTGACCGCCATCGCCGAGACCCGCACTGTCGAAGCCGGGCCCGAACAGGGCGGCGAGCGGCTCGACCGCTTTCTGAGCCAGGCCTTCGAGGACCTGTCGCGCACGCGCTGCAAGGCGCTGGTGGAGGAAGGCCGGCTCACCGTGGACGGGCAGGTGCTGACCGATCCTTCGGCCAAGGTGAAGGCCGGCGCGCTCTACGGCCTCGCCATTCCCGAGCCGGAACAGGCCGAGCCGGTGCCCGAGGACATTCCGCTGGAAATCCTGTTCGAGGACGATCACCTGATCGTCGTGAACAAGCCGGCCGGCATGACGGTGCATCCGGCGGCCGGCAACTGGACCGGCACGCTGGTCCATGCCCTGCTGCATCACTGCCGGGGCTCGCTGTCGGGTATCGGCGGCGTGGAGCGGCCGGGCATCGTGCACCGGCTCGACAAGGACACCTCCGGGGTCATGGTCGCGGCCAAGACCGATGCCGCCCACCAGGGTCTGCAGCAACTGTTCGCAAGGCACGATATCGAACGGGTCTATCTCGCGTTCGTGCGCGGGGCGCCGAAGCCGCGCGCCGGCACGATCGACACCCGCCTGGTGCGCTCGGACACCGACCGCAAGAAGATCGCCGTCGCGCGCGACCCCGCCAGCAAGGCCGGCAAGCGCGCCGTCACCCATTACGAGACGGTGCGGACCTTCGGCCAGGAGCCGAAGGCCGCGATCGGCACGCCCATGGCCGCCCTGGTGCGCTGCACGCTGGAGACCGGGCGCACCCACCAGATCCGCGTGCACATGGCCCATATCGGCTGCCCCCTGCTCGGAGACCCCCTCTACGGCAAGGGCGGGCGCGGCTCGGTGCTCGCGCGCACCGACGACGACCGCCTGCTGAAGGATTTCCGCCGCCAGGCCCTGCACGCCGCGGTTCTGGGCTTCGTCCACCCGGTCACCGGCGCGGAATTGCGCTTCGAGACGGAGATGCCGAAGGACATGCAGAGGCTGGAAGGGTTCCTGGAGACGCTCTAG